A genomic stretch from bacterium includes:
- a CDS encoding DUF2273 domain-containing protein, which produces MNEIKDKLIQIVSAYPGAVIGSVIGLLAGLLIITFGLLKVIILLLCISLGILLGFVVTQTREGK; this is translated from the coding sequence ATGAACGAAATAAAAGATAAACTAATACAAATAGTATCTGCTTATCCTGGAGCGGTTATTGGGTCAGTAATCGGTTTATTAGCTGGCCTTTTAATTATTACCTTTGGCTTGCTTAAGGTTATTATTCTTTTGCTGTGTATTTCTCTGGGGATACTTTTAGGTTTTGTTGTGACCCAAACCAGGGAAGGA
- the amaP gene encoding alkaline shock response membrane anchor protein AmaP: MNFLNKLGLIVNVLILGMIGVEAILLGTGWSNFAILEEYLKLPNANLIFAGIGCGLIALGLLILYVDCKISQQEKGIIQKTPYGEVKVAKKAIEDFVKRISSEESFIKTIKPKLILKKKYSKLSLVVSVWSDIPTNEATLALQARVKESLENIIGLSNLRDIKVAVEEVVHRGGRLRGIEYTKVESRG, translated from the coding sequence ATGAATTTCTTGAATAAACTGGGGTTAATAGTCAATGTGTTGATTCTGGGGATGATAGGTGTGGAGGCAATATTACTTGGCACAGGATGGAGTAATTTTGCCATATTGGAGGAATATCTGAAATTACCTAATGCTAATTTGATTTTTGCAGGCATTGGATGTGGGCTGATAGCTTTAGGGCTACTCATTCTCTATGTTGACTGCAAAATTTCTCAACAAGAAAAAGGGATTATTCAAAAAACCCCTTATGGTGAAGTCAAGGTGGCTAAAAAGGCGATTGAGGATTTTGTCAAAAGAATAAGTAGCGAAGAATCATTTATTAAAACCATAAAACCTAAATTAATCCTTAAGAAGAAATACTCAAAACTTTCATTAGTTGTTAGTGTGTGGTCGGATATTCCAACTAATGAAGCCACGCTTGCTCTCCAGGCAAGGGTCAAAGAATCATTAGAAAACATCATTGGTCTCTCTAATCTTCGGGATATTAAAGTTGCAGTTGAAGAAGTAGTTCATCGTGGTGGCAGATTAAGAGGAATTGAATATACTAAAGTAGAGAGTAGGGGATAA